From the Lepidochelys kempii isolate rLepKem1 chromosome 2, rLepKem1.hap2, whole genome shotgun sequence genome, one window contains:
- the LOC140907638 gene encoding uncharacterized protein has protein sequence MDANTFREGLMEMICLSSTALTTFRLKNKGFHKIAGEMGRQLGVSTGHDAVHHLVVSTAESGHEGLLDIARRLKNQNLLLHLNLAKELEENKTQQKESSIIESEVSEHSHPSEIAGCSQTSISILNLFKRPSLRRLQSSQGNGDNSSTNSSEDDAFEMELDKQERCRIPALAKTWKCRGKLHQRKWKKENSRGNLRGSTGQDRQRVGEETETERGSDLTKVT, from the exons ATGGATGCCAATACTTTCCGTGAAGGGCTGATGGAAATGATTTGCTTGAGTTCAACAGCGCTCACTACCTTCAGGCTAAAGAACAAAGGATTCCACAAAATTGCAGGTGAAATGGGTCGGCAGCTTGGCGTTTCGACGGGGCATGATGCTGTTCATCATTTAGTTGTCAGCACAGCTGAGTCTGGTCACGAAGGGCTCCTTGATATTGCTCGACGACTCAAAAACCAAAATCTATTGCTACATTTGAACTTGGCGAAAGAGcttgaagaaaacaaaacacaacaaaaggaGTCATCAATAATCGAATCTGAGGTTTCGGAACATTCACATCCTTCAGAAATAGCAGGCTGTTCTCAAACTTCCATCTCCATTCTGAACTTGTTCAAGCGTCCATCCCTGAGACGTCTTCAGTCATCACagggaaatggagataattcaAGCACCAATTCTTCAGAAGATGATGCCTTTGAAATGGAATTGGATAAACAAGAAAGATGCCG TATCCCGGCACTGGCCAAAACCTGGAAGTGTAGAG GCAAACTTCATcaaagaaaatggaagaaagagaaTTCAAGAGGCAATCTTAGG GGCTCAactggacaagacagacaaagggtgggagaggaaacagagacagagaggggaagtgacttgaccaaggttacataa